The following are from one region of the Gammaproteobacteria bacterium genome:
- a CDS encoding host attachment protein, which produces MSDCCLLVADEARARIFAVRGDNVTGYCLIEMNSLANPEARLADRDLWSETQPGGTASSRSGKLHSYDDHRERQRAEHERAFAKRAASVAVQACAEENAYELLVVASKPMLGVLREALDDLCPSFLTRQDVAKNLTKLSSAEIVEHLLADGLIGKQAGRLPA; this is translated from the coding sequence ATGAGCGATTGTTGCCTGTTGGTTGCCGATGAGGCGCGTGCGCGCATATTCGCCGTGCGCGGTGATAACGTTACTGGCTACTGCCTGATTGAAATGAACAGCCTGGCCAATCCTGAAGCCAGACTCGCCGATCGGGACTTGTGGAGCGAAACCCAGCCCGGCGGCACTGCATCATCCCGCAGTGGAAAACTACATAGCTACGACGACCATCGCGAGCGACAGCGCGCAGAGCACGAACGCGCGTTCGCCAAACGCGCCGCCAGCGTCGCCGTCCAGGCCTGCGCTGAAGAAAATGCCTACGAACTCCTGGTGGTCGCATCCAAACCCATGCTCGGCGTACTGCGCGAAGCCCTGGATGACTTATGCCCCTCGTTCCTGACTCGACAGGACGTTGCCAAGAATCTGACCAAACTCAGCTCGGCGGAGATTGTCGAGCATCTTCTGGCGGACGGCCTGATCGGCAAGCAGGCCGGGCGGCTGCCGGCCTGA
- the trmB gene encoding tRNA (guanosine(46)-N7)-methyltransferase TrmB, with amino-acid sequence MDEQQSKYFRTVRSFVRRQGRLTVGQERALEDHWPFYGIEAGEHPLDLDAIFGRSAPKHIEIGIGRGEALLAMAEACPEIDFIGIEVHRPGVGHLLLNAADKGLKNIRIITHDAVEIFKKQIADGSLEGVYLFFPDPWHKKKHNKRRILNAEFAQMVADKLKPGGLFRMATDWEDYAVQMLEVMNACPRYQNCAADNGYMPRFELRPLTKFEKRGQRLGHGTWDLCYARLDDQKS; translated from the coding sequence GTGGACGAGCAACAATCTAAATACTTTCGCACCGTCCGCAGTTTTGTGCGTCGCCAGGGACGGCTGACCGTCGGTCAGGAACGCGCACTGGAAGATCATTGGCCATTCTACGGTATTGAAGCGGGTGAGCACCCCCTGGATCTGGACGCGATTTTCGGCCGCAGTGCGCCCAAGCATATCGAGATCGGCATTGGTCGCGGCGAAGCGCTGCTGGCCATGGCCGAAGCCTGTCCCGAGATCGACTTCATCGGCATCGAGGTCCACCGTCCCGGCGTTGGCCACCTGCTGCTGAACGCGGCGGACAAAGGTCTGAAGAATATTCGCATCATCACCCATGACGCGGTGGAAATCTTCAAAAAGCAGATCGCCGACGGCTCGCTGGAAGGCGTTTACCTGTTTTTCCCCGACCCCTGGCACAAAAAAAAGCACAATAAACGCCGCATCCTGAACGCGGAGTTTGCGCAAATGGTAGCTGACAAGCTCAAGCCCGGCGGCCTGTTCCGCATGGCCACCGACTGGGAAGACTACGCGGTGCAAATGCTCGAGGTCATGAACGCCTGTCCCCGCTATCAAAATTGCGCGGCGGACAATGGCTACATGCCCCGCTTCGAACTGCGGCCACTGACCAAGTTTGAAAAACGCGGCCAGCGTCTGGGGCATGGCACCTGGGATTTGTGCTACGCCCGTCTCGACGACCAAAAGAGCTAA
- a CDS encoding thiazole synthase yields the protein MSQVYDAANDPLIIAGKTYTSRLLVGSGKYKDMAQTVAATDASGAQIMTVAVRRTNMGHMKGEPNILEALPPERITYLPNTAMCYNAQDAIRTCRLARELLGGHDLVKLEVLGDEKTLFPDIRETYKAVEVLVNDGFKIMVYTNDDPIAAKVLEEMGCVAVMPLAAPIGSGLGIRNPYNIRTIVENAKVPILVDAGVGTASDAAVAMELGCDGVLMNTAIAGARNPVLMASAMKKAIEAGREAYLAGRVPKKQFASASSPIDGLFF from the coding sequence ATGTCCCAAGTTTATGATGCGGCCAACGATCCCCTGATTATCGCCGGCAAAACCTATACCTCACGCCTGCTGGTCGGTTCCGGCAAGTACAAAGATATGGCCCAGACCGTCGCCGCCACCGACGCCAGCGGCGCGCAGATCATGACCGTGGCGGTACGCCGCACCAACATGGGCCACATGAAGGGCGAACCCAACATTCTGGAAGCCCTGCCGCCGGAACGCATCACCTACCTGCCCAATACCGCCATGTGCTACAACGCCCAGGATGCGATTCGCACCTGTCGTTTGGCGCGCGAGCTGCTGGGTGGCCATGATCTGGTGAAACTGGAAGTACTGGGCGACGAAAAAACCCTGTTCCCCGACATCCGCGAAACCTACAAGGCGGTAGAAGTGCTGGTGAACGATGGTTTCAAGATCATGGTTTACACCAATGACGACCCCATTGCCGCCAAGGTGCTGGAAGAAATGGGCTGCGTCGCCGTCATGCCGCTGGCGGCGCCTATTGGCTCCGGCCTGGGCATCCGCAATCCCTACAACATTCGCACCATCGTTGAAAATGCCAAGGTGCCCATCTTGGTGGATGCCGGCGTAGGCACCGCATCCGATGCTGCAGTGGCGATGGAGTTGGGCTGCGATGGCGTGTTGATGAACACCGCCATTGCCGGCGCACGCAATCCGGTGCTGATGGCCTCGGCGATGAAAAAAGCCATTGAAGCCGGCCGCGAAGCCTATCTGGCGGGCCGCGTGCCCAAAAAACAGTTTGCCTCGGCTTCTTCACCCATCGACGGACTGTTTTTCTAG
- the thiS gene encoding sulfur carrier protein ThiS has protein sequence MEIVVNGESRTIRDNYTVAHLIKDLGLTEGRLAVEVNLEIVPRSQHPQHMLKSGDRVEIVHAIGGGAA, from the coding sequence ATGGAAATTGTTGTTAATGGCGAGTCCCGCACAATCCGGGACAATTACACTGTCGCCCATTTAATCAAGGACTTGGGCCTGACTGAAGGACGTTTGGCGGTCGAGGTCAACCTCGAGATCGTGCCCCGCAGCCAGCACCCGCAACACATGCTCAAAAGTGGCGACCGGGTGGAAATTGTCCACGCCATCGGCGGCGGCGCAGCCTGA